From Lysinibacillus sp. SGAir0095, the proteins below share one genomic window:
- the rpsL gene encoding 30S ribosomal protein S12 — MPTINQLVRKPRKSKTTKSNSPALNKGYNSFKKSLTDVNSPQKRGVCTRVGTMTPKKPNSALRKYARVRLTNQIEVTAYIPGEGHNLQEHSVVLIRGGRVKDLPGVRYHIVRGALDTAGVNGRMQSRSLYGTKRPKEKK; from the coding sequence ATGCCTACAATTAACCAATTGGTACGTAAGCCTCGTAAATCCAAAACTACGAAATCAAATTCACCAGCGTTAAATAAGGGATATAACAGCTTTAAAAAATCTTTAACAGATGTTAACTCTCCACAAAAACGTGGTGTTTGTACACGTGTTGGTACTATGACACCTAAAAAACCAAACTCAGCGTTACGTAAATATGCTCGTGTACGCTTAACTAACCAAATTGAAGTTACAGCTTACATTCCTGGTGAAGGTCACAACTTACAAGAACACAGCGTAGTATTAATCCGCGGTGGACGAGTAAAAGACTTACCAGGGGTACGTTACCATATCGTACGTGGTGCTCTTGATACTGCTGGTGTAAACGGCCGTATGCAATCACGTTCTCTATACGGTACAAAACGTCCAAAAGAGAAAAAATAA
- the tuf gene encoding elongation factor Tu — protein MAKEKFDRSKTHANIGTIGHVDHGKTTLTAAIATVLSKKMGGEAKSYADIDNAPEEKERGITINTSHVEYETEARHYAHVDCPGHADYVKNMITGAAQMDGGILVVSAADGPMPQTREHILLSRQVGVPYLVVFLNKCDMVDDEELLELVEMEVRDLLSEYEFPGDDLPVIKGSALKALEGEAEWEEKIVELMNAVDEYIPTPERQTDKPFMMPVEDVFSITGRGTVATGRVERGQVKVGDVVEIVGIDEEAKSTTVTGVEMFRKLLDYAEAGDNIGALLRGVAREDIQRGQVLAKPGSITPHTTFKAEVYVLSKEEGGRHTPFFSNYRPQFYFRTTDVTGVINLPEGVEMVMPGDNIEMNVELISPIALEEGTKFSIREGGRTVGAGVVASIQK, from the coding sequence ATGGCTAAAGAAAAATTTGACCGTTCGAAAACGCATGCTAACATTGGTACAATCGGACACGTTGACCATGGTAAAACTACATTAACTGCAGCAATCGCTACAGTTCTTTCAAAAAAAATGGGTGGAGAAGCTAAATCATACGCTGATATCGATAACGCTCCAGAAGAAAAAGAACGTGGTATCACAATCAACACTTCTCACGTAGAATATGAAACTGAAGCTCGTCACTATGCACACGTTGACTGCCCAGGACACGCTGACTATGTTAAAAACATGATCACTGGTGCTGCTCAAATGGACGGCGGTATCTTAGTAGTATCTGCTGCTGATGGTCCAATGCCACAAACTCGTGAGCACATCCTTTTATCACGTCAAGTAGGTGTACCTTACTTAGTAGTATTCTTAAACAAATGTGATATGGTTGATGACGAAGAATTATTAGAATTAGTAGAAATGGAAGTACGTGATTTACTTTCTGAATACGAATTCCCAGGCGACGATCTACCAGTAATCAAAGGTTCTGCTCTTAAAGCTCTTGAAGGTGAAGCAGAATGGGAAGAAAAAATCGTTGAATTAATGAACGCTGTTGACGAGTATATCCCAACTCCAGAACGTCAAACTGACAAACCATTCATGATGCCAGTAGAGGACGTATTCTCTATCACTGGTCGTGGTACAGTTGCTACTGGTCGTGTAGAACGCGGTCAAGTTAAAGTTGGTGACGTAGTAGAAATCGTTGGTATCGACGAAGAAGCTAAATCTACAACTGTAACTGGTGTAGAAATGTTCCGTAAATTATTAGACTATGCTGAAGCTGGTGACAACATCGGTGCTTTACTTCGTGGGGTTGCTCGTGAAGATATCCAACGTGGACAAGTATTAGCTAAACCAGGCTCAATCACTCCACACACTACTTTCAAAGCAGAAGTTTACGTTTTATCAAAAGAAGAAGGTGGACGTCACACTCCATTCTTCTCTAACTACCGTCCTCAGTTCTACTTCCGTACAACTGACGTAACTGGTGTTATCAACTTACCAGAAGGCGTAGAAATGGTTATGCCTGGTGACAACATCGAAATGAACGTTGAGTTAATCTCTCCAATCGCTCTTGAAGAAGGTACTAAATTCTCTATCCGTGAGGGTGGCCGTACTGTTGGAGCTGGAGTAGTAGCTTCAATCCAAAAATAA
- the fusA gene encoding elongation factor G, with product MKREFSLENTRNIGIMAHIDAGKTTTTERILYYTGKIHKIGETHEGASQMDWMEQEQERGITITSAATTASWKGNRVNIIDTPGHVDFTVEVERSLRVLDGAVTVLDAQSGVEPQTETVWRQATTYGVPRIVFVNKMDKIGADFLYSVGTLHDRLQANAHPIQLAIGAEDAFEAIIDLVEMKAIFYGNDLGTDIQEREIPEEYKAQAEEYREKLIEAVAELDEDLMEKYFAGEEITVEELKAGIRKATLSVQFYPVICGTAFKNKGVQLMLDAVIDYLPAPTDVEAIKGIDPDTGEEIVRHSDDAEPFSALAFKVMTDPYVGKLTFFRVYSGVLESGSYVQNSTKGKRERVGRILQMHANSREEISKVFSGDIAAAVGLKDTTTGDTLCEEKNLVILESMEFPEPVISLSVEPKSKADQDKMGQALQKLQEEDPTFRAHTDQETGQTIISGMGELHLDILVDRMKREFKVEANVGAPQVSYRETFRGSAAVQGKFTRQSGGRGQYGDVWIEFSPNEEGKGFEFENAVVGGVVPREYIPAVEAGLRDSLDRGVIAGYPLIDIKAKLYDGSYHDVDSNEMAFKIAASMALKAAASKCSPVLLEPIMKVEVVIPEEYLGDIMGNITSRRGRVEGMEARGNAQVVRAMVPLAEMFGYATTLRSATQGRGVFSMVFDHYEDVPKSISEEIIKKNKGE from the coding sequence ATGAAACGCGAATTCTCACTAGAGAATACACGTAATATTGGGATCATGGCTCACATTGATGCTGGTAAAACAACAACAACTGAGCGTATCCTTTATTACACTGGTAAGATTCACAAAATCGGTGAAACTCACGAAGGTGCTTCTCAAATGGACTGGATGGAACAAGAGCAAGAACGTGGTATTACTATCACTTCTGCTGCGACAACAGCTTCATGGAAAGGTAACCGTGTTAACATCATCGATACACCAGGACACGTAGACTTCACTGTAGAGGTTGAACGTTCTTTACGTGTACTTGATGGTGCAGTAACAGTACTTGATGCTCAATCAGGTGTTGAGCCACAAACTGAAACTGTATGGCGTCAAGCTACAACTTACGGAGTTCCACGTATTGTATTCGTTAACAAAATGGATAAAATTGGTGCAGACTTCCTGTATTCGGTAGGTACTCTTCATGATCGTCTACAAGCTAACGCTCACCCAATTCAATTAGCAATCGGTGCTGAAGATGCGTTCGAAGCAATTATCGATTTAGTTGAAATGAAAGCTATTTTCTATGGTAACGACCTTGGTACTGATATCCAAGAGCGTGAAATTCCAGAAGAATATAAAGCGCAAGCTGAAGAATACCGCGAAAAACTAATTGAAGCAGTTGCAGAATTAGATGAAGATCTTATGGAGAAATACTTCGCTGGTGAAGAAATCACTGTTGAAGAGCTTAAAGCTGGTATCCGTAAAGCTACACTATCTGTACAATTCTACCCAGTTATTTGTGGTACAGCATTTAAAAACAAAGGTGTTCAATTAATGCTTGATGCTGTAATTGACTATCTACCAGCTCCAACTGATGTAGAAGCAATTAAAGGTATCGATCCTGACACTGGTGAAGAAATTGTACGTCATTCTGACGATGCAGAGCCATTCTCAGCATTAGCATTCAAAGTAATGACTGACCCTTATGTTGGTAAGTTAACATTCTTCCGTGTGTATTCTGGTGTATTAGAATCAGGATCATACGTACAAAACTCTACAAAAGGTAAACGTGAACGTGTAGGTCGTATCCTGCAAATGCACGCTAACTCTCGTGAAGAAATTTCGAAAGTATTCTCTGGAGATATCGCTGCTGCTGTAGGTCTTAAAGATACTACTACTGGAGACACTCTTTGCGAAGAGAAAAATCTTGTTATTCTAGAGTCTATGGAATTCCCAGAACCAGTTATCTCTTTATCTGTAGAACCAAAATCTAAAGCTGACCAAGATAAAATGGGACAAGCTTTACAAAAACTTCAAGAAGAAGATCCAACTTTCCGTGCACATACTGACCAAGAAACTGGTCAAACAATCATCTCTGGTATGGGTGAGCTTCACCTTGATATCTTAGTTGACCGTATGAAACGTGAGTTCAAAGTAGAAGCTAACGTGGGTGCTCCACAGGTTTCTTACCGTGAAACTTTCCGTGGTTCAGCTGCAGTACAAGGTAAATTCACTCGCCAATCTGGTGGTCGTGGACAATACGGTGACGTTTGGATTGAATTCTCTCCAAATGAAGAAGGTAAAGGTTTTGAATTTGAAAACGCAGTAGTTGGTGGGGTTGTACCACGTGAATACATTCCAGCTGTTGAAGCGGGTCTTCGTGACTCACTTGACCGTGGTGTAATTGCTGGTTATCCATTAATCGACATTAAAGCGAAATTATATGATGGTTCTTACCATGATGTCGATTCAAACGAAATGGCCTTCAAAATCGCTGCATCTATGGCTCTTAAAGCAGCGGCTTCTAAATGTAGCCCAGTTCTTTTAGAACCTATTATGAAAGTAGAAGTAGTAATTCCTGAAGAATATCTTGGTGATATCATGGGTAACATCACTTCTCGTCGTGGACGTGTAGAAGGTATGGAAGCTCGCGGTAACGCACAAGTTGTTCGTGCAATGGTTCCACTTGCTGAAATGTTCGGATATGCGACTACATTACGTTCTGCAACACAAGGTCGTGGTGTATTCTCAATGGTATTCGATCACTATGAAGATGTACCAAAATCGATTTCTGAAGAAATCATCAAAAAAAATAAAGGTGAATAA
- the rpsG gene encoding 30S ribosomal protein S7, with protein MPRKGPVSKRDVLPDPIYNSKLVTRLINKMMIDGKRGTSEKILYGAFQLVQERSGNNPIEVFEAALNNIMPVLEVRARRVGGSNYQVPVEVRPERRVTLGLRYLVNYSRLRGEKTMEERLANEILDASNNTGASVKKREDMHKMAEANKAFAHYRW; from the coding sequence ATGCCTCGTAAAGGTCCTGTTTCCAAACGTGACGTGTTACCAGATCCAATTTATAATTCGAAACTAGTAACTCGTTTAATCAACAAAATGATGATTGATGGTAAAAGAGGTACTTCTGAAAAGATTTTATACGGTGCGTTCCAATTAGTTCAAGAACGTTCTGGCAACAATCCAATCGAAGTATTCGAAGCTGCTTTAAACAACATTATGCCAGTTCTTGAAGTACGTGCTCGCCGTGTTGGTGGTTCAAACTACCAAGTACCAGTTGAAGTTCGTCCAGAACGTCGTGTTACTTTAGGTCTTCGTTATTTAGTTAACTATTCTCGTCTTCGTGGTGAAAAAACTATGGAAGAGCGTTTAGCTAACGAAATTCTTGATGCATCTAACAACACTGGTGCTTCAGTTAAAAAACGCGAAGATATGCACAAAATGGCAGAAGCAAACAAAGCATTCGCACACTATCGTTGGTAG
- a CDS encoding ribosomal L7Ae/L30e/S12e/Gadd45 family protein, which produces MSYERVKQASKTIIGTKQAVKAIRAGQVTELFVALDADNWVTDPVVILAKEVGVPVSLVESKKELGKACGIHVGAAVVAIAAS; this is translated from the coding sequence ATGTCTTATGAAAGAGTGAAGCAGGCTAGTAAAACAATCATAGGTACAAAGCAAGCAGTGAAAGCAATCCGGGCTGGTCAAGTTACAGAACTCTTTGTTGCACTCGATGCAGACAATTGGGTAACCGATCCAGTGGTTATTCTTGCAAAAGAAGTCGGCGTACCAGTGAGTCTCGTTGAGTCTAAAAAAGAACTTGGCAAAGCTTGTGGTATTCACGTTGGAGCTGCGGTTGTTGCAATCGCTGCAAGTTAG